Proteins encoded by one window of Rhodamnia argentea isolate NSW1041297 chromosome 6, ASM2092103v1, whole genome shotgun sequence:
- the LOC115741483 gene encoding LOW QUALITY PROTEIN: dual specificity protein phosphatase PHS1 (The sequence of the model RefSeq protein was modified relative to this genomic sequence to represent the inferred CDS: deleted 1 base in 1 codon) has product MSKERTDDHLQRQQVQPLRDSEEKEGDKELDLGTEAPLPLTVTPRLLFMLGDITTGPAHGFSQWLELVRKRSGRYPSSGFPHRPHRIHDAMPQSGTEASTIDSDSALSPEQLSEISLWERLGKAAMLNIESSSFSWAMLSSLHHTEHNSSTEHSEDEMNKALEVTVNSGGVVFFGLFNLPNIGDAFLKEAVAVIKISSSRMATQSERLGYEFAKLLGIQTPQARVIHNSSLEWLQIKEAAEKAKMTAISEGDEIGEVTCAELLEALELSRCLLLMSYVHGSPLLESSTAFESREAAEKTAAALGRVLMLDLVIRNEDRLPCRQLRWRGNPANLLCADKMASTGADALEEAFDSAVQRYRPRVLRALQKERRATSVDSRLSVHNSALISQTSDLSDITESPKSGNMSQKSGMSNESTSSAFHIVAIDSGVPRRPPQGKRANDQANYPKLVELLLNSHEYALNLLHEMSGSRLGSPPLCDGENMDEMCLAEVASVVHEFRNGFRAALRNLQGFHIFLLALHQKLDSLSRSFFNIINKTSLGDSDKEDLVVPESPSAAACVPSSSPNKERGTPHHIDLSDSELQRTTPRSSAGNKESLDSSSPLSRENWHGKFCKGSGEPFRSLRLTAKLRDFHKYAKVDADTSKDLEQWNEMLKNDAVKLCQENNFNTGFFEGNDNNSVIDAYELKVRLEHILERIALISEAANTERPSSITSSLFIGGALAARSVFTLQHLDITHVLCLCSNEIGQSDSQYPDLFKYKNFSISDDEETNISSIFSEACQFIDHVEQIGGKVLVHCFEGRSRSATMVIAYLMLRKNFTLLEAWNILKRAHRRAQPNDGFARILLDLDRKLHGKVSMEWQQRKPVMKVCSICGKNAGLSSSSLKLHLQKSHKKLSSGSVDSAMTMEIQKALTALRISRSGSVSPTSRRSRAGMDE; this is encoded by the exons ATGTCTAAAGAGCGAACAGACGACCATCTTCAGCGACAACAGGTCCAG CCCTTGCGGGATTCGGAGGAGAAAGAGGGAGACAAGGAGTTGGATCTGGGAACTGAGGCTCCACTCCCCCTCACCGTCACTCCTCGG TTGTTGTTCATGTTGGGCGATATAACGACGGGTCCGGCTCACGGGTTCAGCCAGTGGCTGGAATTGGTGCGCAAGCGCAGTGGCCGTTACCCATCTTCTGGCTTCCCCCATCGCCCCCACCGTATCCATGATGCCATGCCACAATCTGG GACTGAAGCTTCGACTATTGATTCAGATTCAGCTCTATCCCCCGAGCAGTTGTCAGAAATTAGTTTGTGGGAAAGACTAGGGAAAGCTGCAATGCTTAATATCGAGTCGAGCTCTTTCTCATGGGCCATGCTTTCCTCTCTTCACCACACTGAGCACAACAGTAGCACTGAACATTCCGAGGATGAAATGAATAAAGCTCTTGAG GTGACTGTCAATTCCGGGGGAGTTGTCTTCTTTGGGCTATTTAATCTGCCTAATATTGGTGATGCATTTCTAAAGGAAGCTGTTGCTGTTATAAAGATATCATCATCTAGGATGGCCACGCAATCCGAACGCCTTGGCTATGAATTTGCGAAGTTGTTGGGCATCCAAACTCCACAG GCCAGAGTCATTCATAATTCTAGCCTCGAATGGCTTCAAATAAAGGAAGCTGCGGAGAAAGCAAAGATGACAGCAATTTCAGAGGGAGATGAAATTGGTGAAGTGACATGTGCAGAACTCTTGGAAGCTCTTGAGCTCAGTCGATGCCTTCTTCTGATGAG TTATGTACATGGGTCTCCGTTATTGGAGAGTTCGACAGCATTTGAGTCTCGGGAAGCTGCAGAAAAGACAGCAGCAGCTCTTGGCAGGGTCTTGATGCTGGATCTTGTCATCAGAAATGAAGACAGGCTTCCTTGTCGTCAGCTAAGGTGGCGTGGAAATCCCGCAAATCTATTATGTGCTGACAAGATGGCTTCCACAGGGGCAGATGCATTGGAGGAGGCTTTTGATTCTGCCGTCCAGAGGTACAGACCGAGGGTCCTTAGAGCTCTTCAGAAGGAAAGGAGGGCAACATCTGTTGATAGTAGATTGAGCGTGCATAATTCTGCTCTCATATCACAGACTTCCGACCTTTCTGACATCACTGAATCACCGAAATCTGGCAATATGAGCCAAAAGAGTGGGATGTCAAATGAGTCAACATCATCTGCTTTTCACATTGTGGCAATTGACTCTGGTGTGCCACGTCGACCTCCACAAGGAAAACGGGCAAATGACCAAGCAAATTATCCCAAGTTGGTTGAGCTGCTTCTCAATAGTCATGAGTACGCTTTGAACTTGTTGCATGAAATGAGTGGCAGCAGGTTAGGATCACCTCCTTTGTGTGATGGTGAAAATATGGACGAGATGTGTCTGGCTGAGGTTGCCTCTGTTGTCCATGAATTTCGCAATGGATTCCGTGCTGCTCTCAGGAACCTGCAAGGCttccatatttttttacttGCTCTTCACCAGAAACTGGATTCCTTATCGCGATCATTTTTCAACATAATTAACAAGACATCTTTGGGGGATTCTGACAAAGAGGACCTGGTGGTTCCTGAGTCACCCTCAGCAGCTGCTTGTGTTCCTAGCTCTTCGCCTAATAAGGAACGGGGTACTCCTCACCATATAGATTTAAGTGATTCAGAGTTGCAGAGAACCACACCGAGGTCATCTGCAGGAAATAAAGAAAGCTTGGATTCTAGTTCTCCTCTTTCGCGAGAAAATTGGCATGGAAAATTCTGCAAAGGGAGTGGAGAGCCCTTTCGTAGCCTGCGCTTGACGGCAAAATTACGTGACTTCCATAAGTATGCTAAG GTTGATGCTGATACAAGTAAGGATTTGGAGCAGTGGAATGAGATGCTTAAGAACGATGCTGTAAAACTTtgtcaagaaaataatttcaatacAGGATTTTTTGAGGGGAATGATAATAATAGTGTTATTGATGCTTATGAATTGAAG GTTAGACTGGAACACATCCTTGAAAGGATAGCGTTAATTTCTGAAGCTGCAAATACGGAGAGGCCATCTTCAATTACAAGTAGCTTGTTTATTGGTGGGGCTTTGGCAGCAAGATCAGTTTTTACGTTGCAACATTTAGACATCACCCACGTTTTATGTTTGTGTTCCAATGAAATTGGACAGTCGGATTCTCAGTATCCCGATCTGTTTAAGTACAAGAACTTCTCT ATCAGCGATGATGAAGAGACCAATATCAGCAGTATTTTCTCTGAAGCGTGTCAATTCATTGATCATGTAGAGCAGATAGGTGGGAAGGTGCTCGTTCATTGCTTTGAAGGCAGAAGCAGAAGTGCCACAATGGTGATTGCTTACTTGATGCTCAGGAA AAATTTCACTCTATTAGAAGCATGGAATATCCTTAAACGAGCTCATCGGAGAGCACAACCAAATGATGGGTTTGCTAGAATCCTTCTGGATCTGGACCGAAAGTTGCATGGGAAGGTCTCTATGGAATGGCAACAAAGAAAACCGGTCATGAAAGTTTGCTCCATCTGTGGGAAGAATGCC GGCCTCAGCAGCAGCTCACTCAAGCTGCATTTGCAAAAGTCCCACAAGAAGCTTTCGTCTGGGAGTGTGGATAGTGCAATGACAATGGAAATACAAAAAGCGCTGACAGCACTTAGAATAAGTCGAAGTGGAAGTGTCAGCCCCACAAGCAGACGATCTCGTGCAGGAATGGATGAGTAG